Proteins from a genomic interval of Chionomys nivalis chromosome 7, mChiNiv1.1, whole genome shotgun sequence:
- the Hexim1 gene encoding protein HEXIM1 yields MAEPLLSEHQHQPPTSNCTGAAVVHGEQNSERPPGAEERVPKEDSRWQSRASPQSGGRPGPEGEGGLKLPPPPLQTNDHPESSCLETGEKGQNGEDLSTGGASPSVEGEPMSESLVLPGHDSEATKLGASAAGGEEAWGQQQRQLGKKKHRRRPSKKKRHWKPYYKLTWEEKKKFDEKQSLRASRVRAEMFAKGQPVAPYNTTQFLMDDHDQEEPDLKTGLYPKRAAAKSDDTSDEDFVEEVGEEDGGSDGMGGDGSEFLQRDFSETYERYHAESLQNMSKQELIKEYLELEKCLSRKEDENNRLRLESKRLGGVDARVRELELELDRLRAENLQLLTENELHRQQERAPLSKFGD; encoded by the coding sequence ATGGCCGAGCCACTCTTGTCAGAACATCAACACCAGCCTCCAACTAGCAACTGTACAGGTGCTGCTGTTGTCCATGGGGAGCAGAACTCTGAGCGCCCCCCAGGCGCGGAGGAACGGGTGCCTAAGGAGGACAGTAGGTGGCAATCGAGAGCGTCCCCGCAGTCGGGTGGCCGTCCGGGACCGGAGGGAGAAGGGGGCCTGAAGCTCCCGCCGCCCCCACTGCAGACCAATGACCATCCAGAATCAAGCTGCCTGGAAACGGGCGAGAAGGGCCAGAACGGGGAGGACCTATCTACTGGCGGTGCCTCCCCATCGGTGGAGGGGGAACCGATGTCCGAGTCCCTTGTCCTGCCAGGTCATGACTCGGAGGCCACCAAGTTGGGTGCTTCTGCCGCTGGAGGCGAGGAGGCATGGGGACAGCAGCAGAGACAGTTGGGCAAGAAAAAACATCGGAGGCGCCCCTCCAAGAAGAAGCGGCATTGGAAGCCATACTACAAGCTGActtgggaggagaagaaaaagttcGACGAGAAGCAGAGCCTGCGAGCTTCGCGGGTTCGAGCTGAGATGTTCGCCAAGGGCCAGCCGGTCGCGCCCTATAACACCACGCAGTTCCTCATGGATGACCACGATCAGGAGGAGCCTGACCTCAAAACCGGCCTCTACCCCAAGCGGGCAGCCGCCAAATCCGACGACACCAGCGATGAGGACTTTGTGGAAGAAGTTGGTGAGGAGGACGGGGGCAGCGATGGCATGGGAGGGGACGGCAGCGAGTTTCTGCAGCGGGACTTCTCGGAGACGTACGAACGGTACCACGCCGAGAGCCTGCAGAACATGAGCAAGCAGGAGCTCATCAAAGAGTacctggagctggagaagtgCCTCTCGCGCAAGGAGGACGAAAATAACCGACTGCGGCTGGAGAGCAAGCGGCTGGGTGGCGTCGATGCGCGAGTGcgggagctggagctggagttggacCGGCTGCGCGCCGAGAACCTCCAGTTACTGACCGAGAACGAATTACACCGGCAGCAGGAGCGAGCGCCGCTTTCCAAGTTCGGCGACTAG